The following are from one region of the Apostichopus japonicus isolate 1M-3 chromosome 17, ASM3797524v1, whole genome shotgun sequence genome:
- the LOC139984234 gene encoding LOW QUALITY PROTEIN: uncharacterized protein (The sequence of the model RefSeq protein was modified relative to this genomic sequence to represent the inferred CDS: deleted 1 base in 1 codon; substituted 2 bases at 2 genomic stop codons), with protein sequence MEIVDVREAAGKSPNMEKIGFTRSMDFLMERINVEEVVTDGHLDIAALMRNCSKYEGIIHQNDVWHGSKSLTKMLTKSECSRKNKAILEWMPAIRKHFWFSSSSCDGDEKKXKXEIDEGEHDKAWLTQGSAAHKTLGRLLTGKRFMKKLAYYRNFRHTGNLESFHNHLLMYAPKRHSYGFVGFATRSKLAAIDSNYHADREQAVTKDGHLRYRCKYSKRTRNFHAEPLREAKSYGYIADLMRSIAAKRLITPGHLSQHVSLAQDDPRRIHPRMSMLPRSSLDELVKDHLSRFSPQQQISEQPPE encoded by the exons ATGGAGATTGTAGATGTGAGGGAAGCAGCTGGGAAAAGCCCAAACATGGAGAAGATAGGCTTCACCCGAAGCATGGACTTTCTCATGGAGAGAATCAATGTCGAAGAGGTTGTGACAGATGGCCACCTTGACATTGCTGCTCTCATGAGAAATTGTTCCAAATATGAAGGTATCATCCACCAAAATGATGTATGGCATGGTAGCAAAAGCCTTACCAAAATGCTCACGAAAAGCGAATGCTCACGAAAGAACAAAGCGATTTTGGAGTGGATGCCAGCCATCAGGAAACACTTTTGGTTCTCTTCCAGCAGTTGTGATGGAGACGAGAAGAAATAGA AATAGGAAATAGATGAAGGGGAGCATGACAAGGCCTGGCTGACCCAGGGATCAGCAGCACATAAAACCTTAGGGAGGTTGCTGACTGGCAAACGCTTTATGAAAAAGTTAGCATACTACAGGAACTTCAGGCATACCGGCAACCTGGAGTCATTTCATAACCATTTACTTATGTACGCACCAAAGCGACACTCTTACGGGTTTGTTGGGTTTGCTACTCGAAGTAAGCTTGCAGCGATTGACAGCAACTACCATGCTGATCGTGAGCAAGCTGTCACCAAGGACGGACATCTACGATACAGGTGCAAATATAGCAAGCGAACCCGCAACTTCCATGCGGAACCATTACGTGAGGCGAAAAGCTACGGCTACATAGCTGACTTAATGAGAAGTATTGCTGCCAAGCGATTAATAACACCTGGCCACCTTTCTCAGCATGTCTCCCTCGCGCAAGATGATCCAAGAAGGATCCATCCAAGGATGTCAATGCTTCCAAGGTCATCATTAGATGAGCTTGTAAAGGATCATCTCAGTCGCTTTTCACCCCAGCAGCAGATATCTGAACAACCCCCAGAGTGA